A stretch of the Halorussus salinus genome encodes the following:
- the mvaD gene encoding phosphomevalonate decarboxylase MvaD, whose protein sequence is MKATAKAHPIQGLVKYHGMRDEELRLPYHDSISVCTAPSHTKTTVEFDPDLDSDTFVVGGEELEAHEADRVATVLAEVRARADADHAEYPVRLESENSFPSNVGLGSSSSGFAAAAMALAEAADLDASRPEVSTIARRGSSSAARAVTGGFSDLHAGLNDEDCRSERLDSPLEDDLRIVAGLVPAYKETEHAHREAADSHMFEARLAHIHDQLAEVRDALREGDFERVFETAEHDSLSLAATTMTGPSGWVYWKPETIAIFNAVRQLREEGVPVYFSTDTGASVYVNTTDEYVERVEEVVADCGVSETTSEARGTESHGVETMVWEVGGPAQILDESEALF, encoded by the coding sequence ATGAAGGCGACCGCGAAAGCCCACCCCATCCAAGGACTCGTCAAGTACCACGGGATGCGCGACGAGGAGTTGCGCCTCCCCTACCACGACTCCATCAGCGTCTGCACCGCGCCGAGCCACACCAAGACCACCGTCGAGTTCGACCCCGACCTCGATTCGGACACCTTCGTCGTCGGCGGCGAGGAGCTAGAGGCCCACGAGGCCGACCGCGTGGCGACGGTCCTCGCGGAGGTCCGAGCGCGGGCCGACGCCGACCACGCCGAGTACCCGGTCCGACTGGAGAGCGAGAACTCCTTCCCCTCGAACGTCGGTCTCGGCTCGTCGTCGTCCGGCTTCGCCGCCGCGGCGATGGCGCTGGCCGAGGCCGCGGACCTCGACGCCTCCCGGCCCGAGGTCTCGACCATCGCGCGACGGGGCTCCTCGTCGGCGGCGCGCGCCGTGACCGGCGGGTTCTCGGACCTCCACGCCGGACTCAACGACGAGGACTGTCGTTCCGAACGACTCGACAGTCCCCTCGAAGACGACCTGCGCATCGTCGCGGGACTGGTCCCGGCGTACAAGGAGACCGAACACGCCCACCGCGAGGCCGCCGACAGCCACATGTTCGAGGCGCGACTCGCCCACATCCACGACCAGTTGGCCGAGGTGCGCGACGCGCTCCGCGAGGGCGACTTCGAGCGCGTCTTCGAGACGGCCGAACACGACTCGCTGTCGCTGGCCGCGACGACGATGACCGGCCCCTCCGGGTGGGTCTACTGGAAGCCCGAGACCATCGCCATCTTCAACGCGGTCCGGCAACTCCGCGAGGAGGGCGTCCCGGTCTACTTCTCGACGGACACGGGCGCGAGCGTCTACGTCAACACGACCGACGAGTACGTCGAGCGCGTCGAGGAGGTCGTCGCCGACTGTGGCGTCTCCGAGACCACCTCGGAGGCTCGTGGGACAGAGTCCCACGGCGTCGAGACGATGGTCTGGGAGGTCGGCGGCCCGGCCCAAATTTTGGACGAGAGCGAGGCGCTGTTCTAA
- the nth gene encoding endonuclease III, with amino-acid sequence MGEPLDTREAQAEEVVDRLYDEYPDTTISLDFSNRLELLIAVMLSAQCTDERVNEETAHLFEKYETVEDYANADVDELSEDIGSITYHNSKADYIVSSAQTMIDEYGGEVPDEMDDLTELKGVGRKTANVVLQHGHDIVEGIVVDTHVQRLTRRLGITEEERPEAIEQDLMGIVPEEDWQQFTHLCISHGRATCTARNPDCGDCVLEDICPSSKLDRDVDLASGEMWN; translated from the coding sequence ATGGGAGAGCCACTCGACACCCGCGAAGCGCAGGCCGAGGAGGTCGTGGACCGCCTCTACGACGAGTACCCCGACACCACCATCTCGCTCGATTTCTCGAACCGCCTCGAACTCCTCATCGCGGTCATGCTCTCGGCGCAGTGTACCGACGAGCGCGTGAACGAGGAGACCGCCCACCTCTTCGAGAAGTACGAGACCGTCGAGGACTACGCGAACGCGGACGTGGACGAACTCTCGGAGGACATTGGCTCCATCACGTACCACAACAGCAAGGCCGACTACATCGTCTCGTCGGCCCAAACGATGATCGACGAGTACGGCGGCGAGGTCCCCGACGAGATGGACGACCTGACCGAACTGAAAGGCGTCGGGCGCAAGACCGCCAACGTCGTCCTCCAGCACGGCCACGACATCGTGGAGGGAATCGTGGTGGACACGCACGTCCAGCGTCTCACGCGGCGACTCGGCATCACCGAGGAGGAACGTCCGGAGGCCATCGAACAGGACCTGATGGGCATCGTCCCCGAGGAGGACTGGCAACAGTTCACCCACCTCTGCATCAGTCACGGCCGGGCGACCTGCACCGCGCGCAACCCCGACTGCGGGGACTGCGTACTGGAGGACATCTGTCCCTCCTCGAAACTCGACCGCGACGTGGACCTCGCCAGCGGCGAGATGTGGAACTGA
- a CDS encoding acyltransferase, whose translation MTIDETASIANSTLGEVEIREYVTVHDSELADGVQVYERTSVKKSVVDGPTDINANCYVENAKLGEGVQVGPNASIVGVTHDLTDAGMEFQNDTFEEVTVEDGAFVGAGAVVLPGVTVGENAVVGAGTTVTTDVPAECVVRPNSETVVREL comes from the coding sequence ATGACGATAGACGAGACGGCGTCGATAGCGAACTCGACGCTCGGCGAGGTCGAGATACGCGAGTACGTCACTGTTCACGACTCCGAACTCGCCGACGGCGTGCAGGTCTACGAGCGGACCTCCGTGAAGAAGTCGGTGGTGGATGGACCGACCGACATCAACGCGAACTGTTACGTCGAGAACGCGAAACTCGGCGAGGGCGTACAGGTCGGTCCGAACGCGTCCATCGTCGGCGTCACTCACGACCTGACCGACGCTGGCATGGAGTTCCAGAACGACACCTTCGAGGAGGTCACGGTAGAGGACGGCGCGTTCGTGGGGGCCGGTGCGGTCGTCCTACCCGGCGTCACGGTGGGCGAAAACGCCGTCGTCGGGGCAGGGACGACCGTGACGACCGACGTACCGGCCGAGTGTGTCGTCAGACCGAACTCCGAGACCGTCGTCAGGGAACTCTGA
- a CDS encoding DUF7321 family protein, which produces MASETLVAAGVALVVTASFPFYLYGAWYILDQEVVTWGVLMHHLKFITVGLLLTTVPMVGWMLPRFFDQIGGFAALHAFLGLQAYAMLLVALTGIVRIFQVKRKHDMYDSDAADRDVDIGELHENMSAWRGRLRIGVAGYVLFWILAWVAGMIRFVLEYVLY; this is translated from the coding sequence ATGGCCAGCGAGACGTTGGTTGCGGCCGGGGTCGCCCTCGTCGTCACTGCCAGCTTTCCGTTTTACCTCTACGGCGCGTGGTACATCCTCGACCAAGAGGTAGTCACGTGGGGCGTGTTGATGCACCACCTCAAGTTCATCACGGTCGGCCTCCTGCTGACGACGGTCCCCATGGTCGGGTGGATGCTCCCGCGCTTCTTCGACCAAATCGGCGGCTTCGCCGCCCTCCACGCCTTCCTCGGTCTCCAAGCCTACGCGATGTTACTGGTCGCGCTGACCGGCATCGTCCGCATCTTTCAGGTCAAGCGCAAGCACGACATGTACGACAGCGATGCGGCCGACCGGGACGTGGACATCGGCGAACTCCACGAGAACATGAGCGCGTGGCGCGGCCGCCTCCGCATCGGCGTCGCTGGCTACGTCCTGTTCTGGATACTGGCGTGGGTCGCCGGGATGATTCGGTTCGTCCTCGAATACGTGCTGTACTGA
- a CDS encoding GAF domain-containing protein gives MSGPTVLCVDPDEEAREETCDRLRAVGDDPTLVAAESLAAAEESLHEHPVDCVVTEHDLPEGTGLELAARVRDLRPSVGCVLFTAADRGELATDESDAVAEYVAKDGRDAAEQLWRVVEFTASFRAQTAYPLPQDESDRLAALDAYDFDSETIREDVAQITDLAARHLDVPMASINLIKEHSQEFLVCHGADWTPTHREDSICTYAIVEDGPVSVVEDVTEDPRFEDNDSLDDLGIRSYAGADLTTDEGLTIGTLCTYDEEPRTFSEDEQAFLATLADVTISLLGLHHEVAELRDDRDRQAARAESPESDAGGDGS, from the coding sequence ATGTCCGGACCCACCGTCCTCTGCGTGGACCCCGACGAGGAGGCCCGCGAGGAGACCTGCGACCGACTCCGGGCCGTCGGCGACGACCCGACGCTCGTCGCGGCCGAGTCGCTCGCGGCCGCCGAGGAATCGCTTCACGAACACCCCGTGGACTGCGTCGTGACCGAACACGACCTGCCCGAGGGGACCGGTCTCGAACTCGCCGCGCGGGTCCGGGACCTCCGCCCGAGCGTCGGATGCGTCCTGTTCACCGCGGCCGACCGCGGCGAGTTGGCCACCGACGAGTCCGACGCCGTCGCCGAGTACGTCGCCAAGGACGGCCGGGACGCCGCCGAGCAGTTGTGGCGCGTCGTGGAGTTCACCGCGTCGTTTCGCGCCCAGACGGCCTACCCGCTCCCGCAGGACGAGTCCGACCGACTCGCGGCGCTCGACGCCTACGACTTCGACTCGGAGACGATACGCGAGGACGTAGCGCAGATCACCGACCTCGCGGCCCGACATCTCGACGTGCCGATGGCCTCGATAAACCTCATCAAGGAACACAGCCAAGAGTTTCTGGTCTGTCACGGCGCGGACTGGACGCCGACCCACCGCGAGGACTCGATCTGCACCTACGCCATCGTGGAGGACGGACCGGTTTCGGTCGTCGAAGACGTGACGGAAGACCCCCGGTTCGAAGACAACGATAGCTTGGACGACCTCGGAATTCGCTCGTACGCAGGTGCGGACCTGACGACCGACGAGGGGCTAACCATCGGGACGCTCTGTACCTACGACGAGGAGCCACGCACCTTCTCCGAGGACGAGCAGGCGTTCCTCGCCACGCTGGCCGACGTGACGATTTCCCTCCTCGGTCTCCACCACGAGGTCGCCGAGTTGCGCGACGACCGCGACCGGCAAGCAGCGCGCGCCGAGTCGCCGGAATCGGACGCCGGGGGTGATGGCTCGTGA
- a CDS encoding DUF7504 family protein: MSKQRPAPYEFADDLPLGGVEPGTNLLVAGPTMGGARRLALRLVTDGSDRGEGLLLVSTDKASSKILSECDGLCPDLGRSPLGVVDCVGKGSGRGRFADGVETVSSPGDLTGIGIEFSGLYQNIHRSGTERVRAGLYSLSTLLMYADFQTVSRFVHTVSGRIAATDGLGVFLVDPATQDEKVISTMTQLCDARVDVRAHDDGASELRVRGLRDQPQDWTAF; this comes from the coding sequence GTGAGTAAACAGCGACCCGCGCCCTACGAGTTCGCCGACGACCTGCCGCTGGGCGGCGTCGAACCCGGCACGAACCTGTTGGTCGCGGGACCGACGATGGGCGGCGCGCGCCGACTCGCGCTCCGTCTGGTCACCGACGGGAGCGACCGCGGCGAGGGACTGTTGCTCGTCTCGACCGACAAGGCGAGTTCGAAGATTCTCTCGGAGTGCGACGGTCTCTGTCCCGACCTCGGGCGGTCTCCTCTCGGCGTCGTGGACTGCGTGGGCAAGGGGTCCGGTCGGGGCCGGTTCGCCGACGGCGTCGAGACCGTATCGAGTCCGGGCGACCTGACCGGCATCGGTATCGAGTTCTCGGGACTCTACCAGAACATCCACCGGTCGGGCACCGAACGGGTCCGAGCGGGCCTCTACTCACTCTCGACGCTGTTGATGTACGCCGACTTCCAGACGGTCTCGCGGTTCGTCCACACGGTCAGCGGCCGCATCGCCGCGACCGACGGCCTCGGCGTGTTCCTCGTCGACCCGGCGACCCAAGACGAGAAGGTCATCAGCACCATGACCCAACTCTGCGACGCGAGGGTGGACGTTCGGGCGCACGACGACGGAGCGAGCGAACTCCGCGTTCGCGGCCTGCGCGACCAACCGCAGGATTGGACCGCGTTCTGA
- a CDS encoding DUF7319 domain-containing protein produces the protein MTDASDDPAGERPVDSPSEADAGERPTDAERDRLTPEEIEEKYDFEDFGPRDMAEMTYDEWEAAFDEDSWITGRDLLDRVEADLKNRVADRDVFAVVERIEREGEPQLLAYSDEGYAVVYPDGTVEGSGTVLRDVKPSVALASMESYDVPEMPEGEVLPDPAEVPEGSGQLGNQLMQIIAAVHVLAGVGLFAAWIAVGLPIVAAVAALGFFVFGVFVFLLVANARLSDRFRAEEYRNRLRAVGLEDDERPDFLPGEGDEPPESLADAAEPGDDGEAETGVSSASESGN, from the coding sequence ATGACCGACGCCTCGGACGACCCGGCGGGCGAGCGACCGGTCGATTCGCCGAGCGAGGCCGACGCGGGCGAGCGGCCCACGGACGCGGAGCGCGACCGACTCACGCCCGAGGAGATAGAGGAGAAGTACGACTTCGAGGACTTCGGCCCGCGAGACATGGCCGAGATGACCTACGACGAGTGGGAGGCCGCCTTCGACGAGGACTCATGGATTACCGGCCGGGACCTGCTGGACCGGGTGGAGGCCGACCTCAAGAACCGGGTCGCCGACCGCGACGTGTTCGCCGTCGTCGAGCGCATCGAGCGGGAGGGCGAACCTCAACTGCTGGCGTACTCCGACGAGGGGTACGCGGTCGTCTACCCGGACGGGACCGTCGAGGGGAGCGGCACCGTCCTCCGGGACGTGAAACCCTCGGTCGCGCTCGCGTCGATGGAGAGCTACGACGTGCCCGAGATGCCCGAGGGCGAGGTGCTTCCCGACCCCGCGGAGGTGCCGGAAGGCTCCGGGCAACTCGGCAACCAACTGATGCAGATAATCGCGGCGGTCCACGTCCTCGCGGGCGTCGGCCTGTTCGCGGCGTGGATTGCGGTCGGGCTTCCCATCGTGGCCGCGGTGGCCGCGCTCGGCTTCTTCGTCTTTGGCGTGTTCGTCTTCCTGCTGGTGGCCAACGCCAGACTCTCGGACCGCTTCCGAGCCGAGGAGTACCGCAATCGCCTCCGCGCGGTCGGCCTCGAAGACGACGAGCGCCCCGACTTCCTGCCGGGCGAGGGGGACGAGCCGCCGGAATCGCTGGCCGACGCCGCCGAACCGGGCGACGACGGTGAGGCCGAAACCGGGGTCTCCTCGGCGTCCGAGAGCGGAAACTAG
- a CDS encoding plastocyanin/azurin family copper-binding protein, with protein MKRRDFLMAATGVAGGGATAATAAGAQETTETSSGNTTASGNETTTVANGTAANETTASGGSSGGGGPTEEVIVGPGGSLVFEPAELTIAPGTTVNFVWESDNHNVVVESQPDGANWQGTQGGASKTYNTGHEYSHTFETTGTYEYFCQPHKTAGMVGTITVQEGGGGDGGGGGHQEADPEHMGVPIQAHFVGLGALLMIAVSFVYTFFMLKYGESPHASGGN; from the coding sequence ATGAAGAGGCGGGACTTTCTGATGGCAGCCACCGGTGTTGCGGGCGGCGGTGCCACGGCGGCGACGGCCGCTGGGGCCCAAGAGACGACGGAAACGTCGTCCGGCAATACCACTGCCTCTGGAAACGAGACCACGACCGTCGCCAACGGAACGGCGGCCAACGAGACGACGGCCAGCGGAGGCTCGTCCGGCGGCGGCGGTCCGACCGAAGAGGTGATAGTCGGTCCCGGCGGGAGCCTCGTGTTTGAGCCCGCCGAGTTGACCATCGCTCCCGGAACGACGGTGAACTTCGTTTGGGAGTCGGACAACCACAACGTCGTCGTCGAGAGCCAACCCGACGGGGCGAACTGGCAGGGCACTCAAGGCGGCGCGAGTAAGACGTACAACACCGGCCACGAGTACTCTCACACGTTCGAGACGACGGGAACGTACGAGTACTTCTGTCAGCCCCACAAGACCGCGGGCATGGTCGGCACCATCACCGTCCAAGAGGGCGGCGGTGGCGACGGCGGTGGCGGGGGACATCAGGAGGCCGACCCCGAACACATGGGCGTCCCGATTCAGGCCCACTTCGTCGGCTTGGGGGCCCTGTTGATGATAGCGGTTTCGTTCGTCTACACGTTCTTCATGTTGAAGTACGGCGAATCACCGCACGCGAGTGGAGGTAACTAA
- a CDS encoding DUF7318 family protein, whose product MSSTGSTYGDIHRYEPARESTAAAIAIVLLTVVEVVFVGLFTYGLISGWGFSAVGNMYLGSVLAVIFIDLAFILLLYRKEFLPDVMIVKKRRRKWEDLYIREEQQHGTDTFGDAWDQFKQAVYPYYKR is encoded by the coding sequence ATGTCATCCACAGGCTCGACTTACGGCGACATTCATCGCTACGAACCGGCCCGCGAGAGTACGGCCGCGGCAATCGCCATCGTCCTCCTGACGGTGGTCGAAGTCGTGTTCGTCGGACTGTTCACCTACGGGCTCATCAGCGGTTGGGGGTTCAGCGCGGTCGGGAACATGTACCTCGGGAGCGTCCTCGCGGTCATCTTCATCGACCTCGCGTTCATCCTCCTGCTGTACCGCAAGGAGTTCCTCCCCGACGTGATGATCGTGAAGAAGCGCCGTCGCAAGTGGGAGGACCTCTACATCCGCGAAGAACAGCAACACGGCACCGACACGTTCGGTGACGCGTGGGACCAGTTCAAACAGGCAGTGTACCCGTACTACAAACGATAA
- a CDS encoding ubiquinol-cytochrome c reductase iron-sulfur subunit has translation MPTEDDKYPESTGRRRFVKGVVGSASLAGVGTAAAAGINSTTAQTGEGGGTTQFMAMENTAGPAPRGMPQIPVEIDSEGYLKGVWPEVKTVTQGGQEITVAETELGGKTYSSEWFQYCGVQTYPGVKPDADQDNYFRYSGNSKFEWQNEEVSEGAKIHVDDFDDYATWGNGIGRSGLGKPAQGTWRSQDVPPSGKMPIQVIRSTRIEEMAKDNEWLNASTEEGFVANLNKCTHFCCVPTFKGLPGSSVASAENMIYCQCHQSVYDPFNIIQKTFVALPRPGE, from the coding sequence ATGCCAACAGAAGACGACAAATATCCCGAGAGCACAGGTCGTCGCCGCTTCGTCAAAGGCGTCGTCGGTAGCGCGTCCCTCGCAGGCGTCGGCACGGCCGCCGCGGCAGGCATCAACTCCACGACGGCCCAGACCGGGGAAGGCGGTGGTACCACGCAGTTCATGGCGATGGAGAACACCGCCGGTCCCGCGCCGCGCGGGATGCCCCAGATACCGGTCGAAATCGACTCGGAGGGCTACCTCAAGGGCGTCTGGCCCGAAGTGAAAACCGTCACTCAAGGCGGACAGGAAATCACGGTCGCCGAGACGGAACTCGGCGGAAAGACGTACTCCTCGGAGTGGTTCCAGTACTGCGGCGTCCAGACGTACCCCGGCGTCAAACCCGACGCCGACCAAGACAACTACTTCCGCTACTCCGGCAACTCGAAGTTCGAGTGGCAGAACGAGGAGGTAAGCGAAGGTGCCAAGATTCACGTCGATGACTTCGACGACTACGCGACGTGGGGCAACGGCATCGGCCGGAGCGGCCTCGGCAAGCCCGCACAGGGCACGTGGCGCTCGCAGGACGTACCCCCGAGCGGCAAGATGCCGATTCAGGTCATCCGGAGTACCCGAATCGAGGAGATGGCCAAGGACAACGAGTGGCTGAACGCCAGTACCGAGGAAGGATTTGTCGCGAACCTGAACAAATGCACGCACTTTTGTTGCGTGCCCACGTTCAAGGGTCTACCCGGTTCGAGCGTGGCCAGCGCGGAGAACATGATCTACTGTCAGTGTCACCAGTCGGTGTACGACCCGTTCAACATCATCCAGAAAACGTTCGTCGCGCTTCCGCGGCCGGGAGAATAA
- a CDS encoding cytochrome b: MSLERKDDHDHGEWMRERNLTPVETTFLTALIWMDKRFRIVDYLEILETLYYRVNMQMPKSHTEQYNLDNKFWYWYPLYALGSFSTIAYVVAAISGALLGFYYAPATTGDPSSAYNQLAFIMTELNFGFMLRSIHRWSAQVMVAAVFLHMLRVYFTGAYKEPRELNWIIGIVLISLTMVFGYTGYLLPWDQLAFWAGQIGVEMARSIPLIGEWLALLVFGGFSLGQPTLQRMYIFHVFLLPFVVTTLIAVHIAIVWIQGIAEPH, translated from the coding sequence ATGAGTTTAGAACGTAAAGACGACCACGACCACGGCGAGTGGATGCGCGAGCGGAACCTGACGCCGGTAGAGACGACGTTCCTGACGGCGCTCATCTGGATGGACAAGCGGTTCCGAATCGTCGACTACCTCGAAATCTTGGAGACCCTCTACTACAGGGTCAACATGCAGATGCCCAAGAGCCACACCGAGCAGTACAACTTGGACAACAAGTTCTGGTACTGGTATCCCTTGTACGCGCTCGGTAGCTTCTCGACCATCGCGTACGTGGTTGCGGCGATAAGCGGCGCGTTACTCGGGTTCTACTACGCACCTGCGACGACGGGGGACCCGTCGTCGGCGTACAACCAGTTGGCGTTCATCATGACCGAGTTGAACTTCGGGTTCATGCTGCGGTCCATCCACCGGTGGTCGGCACAGGTGATGGTCGCGGCGGTGTTCCTCCACATGCTTCGGGTCTACTTCACCGGGGCGTACAAGGAACCGCGCGAACTCAACTGGATAATCGGCATCGTCCTCATCAGCCTGACGATGGTGTTCGGGTACACCGGCTACCTGCTTCCGTGGGACCAACTGGCGTTCTGGGCGGGACAGATCGGCGTCGAGATGGCCCGGTCGATACCGCTGATAGGCGAGTGGCTCGCGCTACTGGTCTTCGGCGGGTTCAGCCTCGGGCAACCGACGCTCCAGCGGATGTACATCTTCCACGTGTTCCTCCTCCCGTTCGTCGTGACCACGCTCATCGCAGTCCACATCGCTATCGTGTGGATTCAGGGCATCGCGGAACCCCACTAA
- a CDS encoding cytochrome b family protein: protein MTDEQSETDDKNAQTDGGGTGIVPPDDETPTWSERKQRTEGLSRLTYEYFERARREDQDLRQESSYVERDVLAFPVWPHEMIRNLSLTSFFVGMIIFLSATLPPHLGAPADPNSTPAVILPDWYLYWSFGLLKLGPLNPELAIFGGEKLLSDRAYGVVANIVVVGIVAIVPFLNKGSARRPVEQPFWAAVGMMGFAFAWTISIYSAKNLVPIAPHLLFDLTFLVPPLVGTITYAVLKAMREGYMFDLNRRYYRLRPPK, encoded by the coding sequence ATGACAGACGAACAATCAGAAACCGACGACAAGAACGCACAGACCGACGGGGGCGGGACGGGCATCGTCCCGCCGGACGACGAGACCCCGACGTGGAGCGAGCGCAAACAGCGGACGGAGGGTCTCTCCCGTCTGACCTACGAGTACTTCGAGCGGGCGCGCCGCGAGGACCAAGACCTCCGACAGGAGTCCAGTTACGTCGAGCGTGACGTGCTGGCGTTCCCGGTCTGGCCCCACGAGATGATTCGGAACCTCTCGCTGACGAGTTTCTTCGTCGGCATGATCATCTTCCTCTCGGCGACGCTCCCGCCCCACCTCGGGGCACCGGCCGACCCGAACTCGACGCCAGCGGTCATTCTGCCCGACTGGTACCTCTACTGGTCGTTCGGCCTGCTGAAACTCGGCCCGCTCAACCCCGAGTTGGCCATCTTCGGCGGCGAGAAGCTGCTGTCAGACCGCGCGTACGGCGTCGTCGCCAACATCGTCGTGGTCGGCATCGTCGCCATCGTCCCGTTCCTCAACAAGGGGAGCGCGCGCCGACCGGTCGAACAGCCCTTCTGGGCCGCGGTCGGGATGATGGGCTTCGCGTTCGCGTGGACCATCAGCATCTACTCCGCGAAGAACCTCGTCCCCATCGCGCCCCACCTGCTGTTCGACCTGACGTTCCTCGTGCCGCCCCTCGTGGGCACCATCACCTACGCGGTGCTGAAGGCGATGCGCGAGGGGTACATGTTCGACCTCAACCGGCGGTACTACCGGCTCAGGCCGCCGAAGTGA
- a CDS encoding DUF7315 family membrane protein — MDSSTDDTESDEETGAREVEVPLRLYKVVTVFSTLFAVAFVVGGFVVLDTATQRARLSLAEMNIALALLGVVMIAAGALVYAFATRFRAEGMGKPKEQSDEPSNNG, encoded by the coding sequence ATGGATTCGAGTACCGACGACACAGAGTCCGACGAGGAGACTGGCGCTCGCGAAGTCGAAGTACCGCTCAGGCTCTACAAGGTCGTGACCGTGTTCTCGACGCTGTTCGCGGTAGCGTTCGTCGTGGGCGGGTTCGTCGTCCTCGACACCGCGACCCAACGGGCGCGACTCTCGCTGGCGGAGATGAATATAGCGCTGGCGCTCCTCGGCGTCGTGATGATCGCCGCGGGCGCGCTGGTCTACGCCTTCGCGACCCGGTTCCGCGCCGAGGGAATGGGAAAACCTAAAGAGCAATCCGACGAACCATCAAACAATGGCTGA
- a CDS encoding DUF7314 family protein, which yields MADEFIKGFGILTAGGLAWMVLSGWYTTPSFEETQLVAEIPGNLDTYGQAAIVLREVLFWFTILGVVTFWIVLPALEELREASS from the coding sequence ATGGCTGACGAATTCATCAAGGGGTTCGGTATCCTGACGGCTGGCGGTCTCGCGTGGATGGTGCTGTCGGGATGGTACACGACGCCTTCGTTCGAGGAGACCCAACTCGTCGCCGAGATTCCGGGCAACCTCGACACGTACGGGCAGGCGGCCATCGTCCTCCGGGAGGTACTGTTCTGGTTTACCATCCTCGGCGTGGTGACGTTCTGGATCGTCCTCCCGGCGCTCGAGGAGTTGCGCGAAGCGTCGTCGTAG
- a CDS encoding DUF7313 family protein translates to MQPLSLLGPIDAFFENVIAIEYVVFALVLVNMGTRWWAYRDYRKQARSDDHDEELSRSWLHEGSNVALVLGSFYLLSLHHHAGMVLSSLVLGLFITDFFEFEAREVELRSDEELSSPKGSLTASVIVFLYAGYLSIFFIVEPLWNSIV, encoded by the coding sequence ATGCAACCGCTGTCACTGCTCGGGCCGATCGACGCGTTCTTCGAGAACGTCATAGCGATCGAGTACGTGGTGTTCGCTCTCGTGTTGGTCAACATGGGGACTCGCTGGTGGGCCTACCGGGACTACCGCAAGCAGGCACGGAGCGACGACCACGACGAGGAGCTGAGTCGTAGCTGGCTCCACGAGGGGTCGAACGTCGCGCTCGTCCTCGGGTCGTTCTACCTGCTGAGCCTCCACCACCACGCCGGGATGGTCCTCTCGTCGCTCGTCCTCGGCCTGTTCATCACCGACTTCTTCGAGTTCGAGGCCCGCGAAGTCGAACTCCGGAGCGACGAGGAGCTATCGAGTCCGAAGGGGTCGCTGACCGCCTCGGTCATCGTGTTCCTCTACGCGGGCTACCTGAGCATCTTCTTCATCGTCGAACCGCTCTGGAACTCCATCGTCTGA